The following proteins are encoded in a genomic region of Channa argus isolate prfri chromosome 3, Channa argus male v1.0, whole genome shotgun sequence:
- the LOC137123854 gene encoding protein Dok-7-like isoform X3, producing the protein MTDTVVAEGQVKFRDGKKWKSRWVVLRKPSPVADCLSLLVYKDKKKGKEKSSSQKERLSVTLEGICGVEPGPGYDGVSYTLSILCLAHTLVLGFSSRDALLAWDARVCYSLGEVHRFSVNIEPGTKLECGPASLHLCNNLLVLTRGLPPIIIGHWKLSALRRYGAVTNGFVFEGGTRCGYWAGVFFLSCSEGEQISFLFDCIVRGITPSRALHGLRPSLPADPSADPASAEERISREASELEKRLSMLSHCSLASSTASYSCSTSVAGDDHSISSSSSSQSDASYGARLPFWLEPLARPHLSSETASSSSTLKVLTSSDDRLYGTVVGGSATHPSSAQLHLRGLHDSGRQSSLDSGIGIATGSQSSYSGSISSCTGSLDTASQGGGEEFGSVASIPAPPSSPPSALPPSPPPPTSPTSSQSILNSDQSSGTSSFCTHATSSSCACRGHSDEYQIPHLPRVWYDTPRSLLQTLSLRDNSALGDPSEMGRNSSFSLEEGHSQVQCLSSSPTGLRVQHQATMQHSPWGSERVPYVDGQERSTPKPLMVHEDLLCGEAQCSNDLDNYVTAEQWRSARNRCLTQVANSPSGLLANANTQDASFCLREERDDNGVLANTLAALKRLLYSRPPSAPPPLPVGLSLSRPTSTCGMFQPCHETPPSVSPDNRLHSDSTVNYVNVPFSPLPAKTNRELLYTELDQQVPSSAPASSVHSAVTEEGSIRYAHLSSAAMETAQRLGVEHVQGREDRLTQLESGRRGPPD; encoded by the exons ATGACAGATACAGTTGTCGCAGAGGGACAAGTCAAGTTTAGAGATGGGAAAAAG TGGAAGAGTCGGTGGGTCGTGCTTCGGAAGCCCTCCCCGGTCGCAG actgtctgtctctgctggtGTATAAGGATAAGAAGAAAGggaaggagaagagcagcagccaAAAGGAGAGACTTAGTGTAACACTGGAG GGTATATGTGGTGTGGAGCCAGGACCTGGTTATGACGGGGTTTCTTACACTCTGTCTATACTCTGCCTGGCACACACGCTGGTCCTGGGCTTCAGCAGCCGAGACGCCCTGCTGGCGTGGGATGCCCGTGTTTGCTACAGTCTGGGGGAAG TCCACAGGTTCAGTGTCAATATTGAACCAGGCACCAAACTAGAATGTGGCCCTGCCTCTTTGCATCTCTGCAACAACCTATTGGTTCTCACCAGAGGTCTCCCTCCTATTATCATCGGCCACTGGAAGCTGTCAGCATTACGTCGTTATGGTGCTGTGACAAATGGCTTCGTTTTTGAAGGGGGAACTCGCTGTGGATACT GGGccggtgttttctttttgtcctgttCAGAAGGAGAGCAAATCAGTTTCCTATTTGACTGCATTGTCAGGGGCATCACTCCCAGCAGGGCCCTGCATGGTCTGCGACCTTCCCTGCCAG CAGACCCCAGTGCTGATCCAGCTTCAGCAGAGGAACGAATCAGCCGGGAGGCATCAGAGCTGGAAAAAAGACTCAGCATGTTGTCTCACTGCAGCCTAGCGAGCAGCACAG cTTCTTATAGCTGCAGCACATCAGTTGCCGGGGACGACCACAGCATTTCCAGCTCTTCCTCCAGCCAATCGGATGCAAGCTATGGAGCCAGGCTTCCTTTTTGGCTGGAACCATTAGCGAGACCGCATCTCTCCAGCGAGACAGCATCAAGCTCCTCTACACTGAAGGTGTTGACCAGTTCAGATGACCGGCTTTACGGTACTGTGGTGGGAGGCTCGGCGACCCATCCATCCTCTGCCCAGCTCCATCTGCGTGGTCTCCATGACAGTGGCCGGCAGAGCTCTTTAGACAGTGGGATTGGGAtagcaacaggaagccagtcaTCTTACTCAGGGAGCATCTCCTCGTGTACAGGAAGTCTGGACACAGCCAGccagggaggaggggaggagttTGGCTCTGTGGCTAGCATACCTGCTCCTCCTTCTTCACCTCCTTCTgctctgcctccctctcctcctcctccaacttCTCCTACTTCTTCTCAGTCCATACTTAATTCAGATCAAAGTTCTGGTACCTCTTCTTTTTGTACTCATGCCACCAGTAGCTCTTGTGCATGTCGAGGGCACAGTGATGAGTACCAGATACCTCACCTGCCTAGAGTGTGGTACGACACGCCCAGGAGTCTGCTTCAGACACTGTCCCTGAGGGATAACTCAGCCCTTGGAGACCCATCTGAGATGGGCAGGAACAGCAGTTTCAGTTTAGAAGAAGGACATAGTCAGGTACAATGTCTAAGCAGCAGCCCCACAGGACTGAGAGTTCAACATCAAGCTACAATGCAGCACTCACCCTGGGGCAGTGAGAGGGTGCCCTATGTGGACGGTCAGGAGAGGTCCACGCCCAAACCTCTAATGGTACATGAGGACCTGCTTTGTGGAGAAGCACAG TGCAGCAATGATTTAGACAACTACGTTACAGCAGAGCAGTGGCGATCAGCAAGGAACAGATGCTTGACACAG gttGCCAACTCACCATCAGGCCTCTTGgcaaatgcaaatacacaag ACGCTTCTTTTTGTTTGAGAGAGGAACGAGATGACAATGGGGTTCTTGCAAATACGCTGGCAGCACTGAAGAGGTTGTTATATTCTCGGCCACCTTctgctcctccacctctgcctgTGGGACTCAGTCTTTCTAGGCCCACATCAACCTGTG GTATGTTTCAGCCTTGCCATGAAACTCCTCCATCCGTGTCCCCGGACAATAGGCTCCACAGTGACAGCACTGTTAATTATGTCAATGTTCCCTTTAGCCCCCTGCCAGCTAAAACTAACAGAGAGCTCCTCTATACAGAACTGGACCAGCAGGTGCCAAGCTCTGCTCCAGCCTCCAGCGTGCACAGTGCTGTCACAG AAGAGGGCTCCATCAGGTACGCCCACCTCAGTAGTGCTGCCATGGAAACAGCTCAGAGACTGGGGGTGGAGCACGTTCAGGGCAGGGAGGACAGACTGACTCAGCTGGAGAGCGGGCGGCGAGGGCCACCAGACTGA
- the LOC137123854 gene encoding protein Dok-7-like isoform X7, whose product MTDTVVAEGQVKFRDGKKWKSRWVVLRKPSPVADCLSLLVYKDKKKGKEKSSSQKERLSVTLEGICGVEPGPGYDGVSYTLSILCLAHTLVLGFSSRDALLAWDARVCYSLGEVHRFSVNIEPGTKLECGPASLHLCNNLLVLTRGLPPIIIGHWKLSALRRYGAVTNGFVFEGGTRCGYWAGVFFLSCSEGEQISFLFDCIVRGITPSRALHGLRPSLPADPSADPASAEERISREASELEKRLSMLSHCSLASSTASYSCSTSVAGDDHSISSSSSSQSDASYGARLPFWLEPLARPHLSSETASSSSTLKVLTSSDDRLYGTVVGGSATHPSSAQLHLRGLHDSGRQSSLDSGIGIATGSQSSYSGSISSCTGSLDTASQGGGEEFGSVASIPAPPSSPPSALPPSPPPPTSPTSSQSILNSDQSSGTSSFCTHATSSSCACRGHSDEYQIPHLPRVWYDTPRSLLQTLSLRDNSALGDPSEMGRNSSFSLEEGHSQVQCLSSSPTGLRVQHQATMQHSPWGSERVPYVDGQERSTPKPLMVHEDLLCGEAQCSNDLDNYVTAEQWRSARNRCLTQVANSPSGLLANANTQDASFCLREERDDNGVLANTLAALKRLLYSRPPSAPPPLPVGLSLSRPTSTCAPCQLKLTESSSIQNWTSRCQALLQPPACTVLSQKRAPSGTPTSVVLPWKQLRDWGWSTFRAGRTD is encoded by the exons ATGACAGATACAGTTGTCGCAGAGGGACAAGTCAAGTTTAGAGATGGGAAAAAG TGGAAGAGTCGGTGGGTCGTGCTTCGGAAGCCCTCCCCGGTCGCAG actgtctgtctctgctggtGTATAAGGATAAGAAGAAAGggaaggagaagagcagcagccaAAAGGAGAGACTTAGTGTAACACTGGAG GGTATATGTGGTGTGGAGCCAGGACCTGGTTATGACGGGGTTTCTTACACTCTGTCTATACTCTGCCTGGCACACACGCTGGTCCTGGGCTTCAGCAGCCGAGACGCCCTGCTGGCGTGGGATGCCCGTGTTTGCTACAGTCTGGGGGAAG TCCACAGGTTCAGTGTCAATATTGAACCAGGCACCAAACTAGAATGTGGCCCTGCCTCTTTGCATCTCTGCAACAACCTATTGGTTCTCACCAGAGGTCTCCCTCCTATTATCATCGGCCACTGGAAGCTGTCAGCATTACGTCGTTATGGTGCTGTGACAAATGGCTTCGTTTTTGAAGGGGGAACTCGCTGTGGATACT GGGccggtgttttctttttgtcctgttCAGAAGGAGAGCAAATCAGTTTCCTATTTGACTGCATTGTCAGGGGCATCACTCCCAGCAGGGCCCTGCATGGTCTGCGACCTTCCCTGCCAG CAGACCCCAGTGCTGATCCAGCTTCAGCAGAGGAACGAATCAGCCGGGAGGCATCAGAGCTGGAAAAAAGACTCAGCATGTTGTCTCACTGCAGCCTAGCGAGCAGCACAG cTTCTTATAGCTGCAGCACATCAGTTGCCGGGGACGACCACAGCATTTCCAGCTCTTCCTCCAGCCAATCGGATGCAAGCTATGGAGCCAGGCTTCCTTTTTGGCTGGAACCATTAGCGAGACCGCATCTCTCCAGCGAGACAGCATCAAGCTCCTCTACACTGAAGGTGTTGACCAGTTCAGATGACCGGCTTTACGGTACTGTGGTGGGAGGCTCGGCGACCCATCCATCCTCTGCCCAGCTCCATCTGCGTGGTCTCCATGACAGTGGCCGGCAGAGCTCTTTAGACAGTGGGATTGGGAtagcaacaggaagccagtcaTCTTACTCAGGGAGCATCTCCTCGTGTACAGGAAGTCTGGACACAGCCAGccagggaggaggggaggagttTGGCTCTGTGGCTAGCATACCTGCTCCTCCTTCTTCACCTCCTTCTgctctgcctccctctcctcctcctccaacttCTCCTACTTCTTCTCAGTCCATACTTAATTCAGATCAAAGTTCTGGTACCTCTTCTTTTTGTACTCATGCCACCAGTAGCTCTTGTGCATGTCGAGGGCACAGTGATGAGTACCAGATACCTCACCTGCCTAGAGTGTGGTACGACACGCCCAGGAGTCTGCTTCAGACACTGTCCCTGAGGGATAACTCAGCCCTTGGAGACCCATCTGAGATGGGCAGGAACAGCAGTTTCAGTTTAGAAGAAGGACATAGTCAGGTACAATGTCTAAGCAGCAGCCCCACAGGACTGAGAGTTCAACATCAAGCTACAATGCAGCACTCACCCTGGGGCAGTGAGAGGGTGCCCTATGTGGACGGTCAGGAGAGGTCCACGCCCAAACCTCTAATGGTACATGAGGACCTGCTTTGTGGAGAAGCACAG TGCAGCAATGATTTAGACAACTACGTTACAGCAGAGCAGTGGCGATCAGCAAGGAACAGATGCTTGACACAG gttGCCAACTCACCATCAGGCCTCTTGgcaaatgcaaatacacaag ACGCTTCTTTTTGTTTGAGAGAGGAACGAGATGACAATGGGGTTCTTGCAAATACGCTGGCAGCACTGAAGAGGTTGTTATATTCTCGGCCACCTTctgctcctccacctctgcctgTGGGACTCAGTCTTTCTAGGCCCACATCAACCTGTG CCCCCTGCCAGCTAAAACTAACAGAGAGCTCCTCTATACAGAACTGGACCAGCAGGTGCCAAGCTCTGCTCCAGCCTCCAGCGTGCACAGTGCTGTCACAG AAGAGGGCTCCATCAGGTACGCCCACCTCAGTAGTGCTGCCATGGAAACAGCTCAGAGACTGGGGGTGGAGCACGTTCAGGGCAGGGAGGACAGACTGA
- the LOC137123854 gene encoding protein Dok-7-like isoform X6, with amino-acid sequence MTDTVVAEGQVKFRDGKKWKSRWVVLRKPSPVADCLSLLVYKDKKKGKEKSSSQKERLSVTLEGICGVEPGPGYDGVSYTLSILCLAHTLVLGFSSRDALLAWDARVCYSLGEVHRFSVNIEPGTKLECGPASLHLCNNLLVLTRGLPPIIIGHWKLSALRRYGAVTNGFVFEGGTRCGYWAGVFFLSCSEGEQISFLFDCIVRGITPSRALHGLRPSLPADPSADPASAEERISREASELEKRLSMLSHCSLASSTASYSCSTSVAGDDHSISSSSSSQSDASYGARLPFWLEPLARPHLSSETASSSSTLKVLTSSDDRLYGTVVGGSATHPSSAQLHLRGLHDSGRQSSLDSGIGIATGSQSSYSGSISSCTGSLDTASQGGGEEFGSVASIPAPPSSPPSALPPSPPPPTSPTSSQSILNSDQSSGTSSFCTHATSSSCACRGHSDEYQIPHLPRVWYDTPRSLLQTLSLRDNSALGDPSEMGRNSSFSLEEGHSQVQCLSSSPTGLRVQHQATMQHSPWGSERVPYVDGQERSTPKPLMVHEDLLCGEAQCSNDLDNYVTAEQWRSARNRCLTQVANSPSGLLANANTQDASFCLREERDDNGVLANTLAALKRLLYSRPPSAPPPLPVGLSLSRPTSTCELDQQVPSSAPASSVHSAVTGNHLQLCRLKEGSIRYAHLSSAAMETAQRLGVEHVQGREDRLTQLESGRRGPPD; translated from the exons ATGACAGATACAGTTGTCGCAGAGGGACAAGTCAAGTTTAGAGATGGGAAAAAG TGGAAGAGTCGGTGGGTCGTGCTTCGGAAGCCCTCCCCGGTCGCAG actgtctgtctctgctggtGTATAAGGATAAGAAGAAAGggaaggagaagagcagcagccaAAAGGAGAGACTTAGTGTAACACTGGAG GGTATATGTGGTGTGGAGCCAGGACCTGGTTATGACGGGGTTTCTTACACTCTGTCTATACTCTGCCTGGCACACACGCTGGTCCTGGGCTTCAGCAGCCGAGACGCCCTGCTGGCGTGGGATGCCCGTGTTTGCTACAGTCTGGGGGAAG TCCACAGGTTCAGTGTCAATATTGAACCAGGCACCAAACTAGAATGTGGCCCTGCCTCTTTGCATCTCTGCAACAACCTATTGGTTCTCACCAGAGGTCTCCCTCCTATTATCATCGGCCACTGGAAGCTGTCAGCATTACGTCGTTATGGTGCTGTGACAAATGGCTTCGTTTTTGAAGGGGGAACTCGCTGTGGATACT GGGccggtgttttctttttgtcctgttCAGAAGGAGAGCAAATCAGTTTCCTATTTGACTGCATTGTCAGGGGCATCACTCCCAGCAGGGCCCTGCATGGTCTGCGACCTTCCCTGCCAG CAGACCCCAGTGCTGATCCAGCTTCAGCAGAGGAACGAATCAGCCGGGAGGCATCAGAGCTGGAAAAAAGACTCAGCATGTTGTCTCACTGCAGCCTAGCGAGCAGCACAG cTTCTTATAGCTGCAGCACATCAGTTGCCGGGGACGACCACAGCATTTCCAGCTCTTCCTCCAGCCAATCGGATGCAAGCTATGGAGCCAGGCTTCCTTTTTGGCTGGAACCATTAGCGAGACCGCATCTCTCCAGCGAGACAGCATCAAGCTCCTCTACACTGAAGGTGTTGACCAGTTCAGATGACCGGCTTTACGGTACTGTGGTGGGAGGCTCGGCGACCCATCCATCCTCTGCCCAGCTCCATCTGCGTGGTCTCCATGACAGTGGCCGGCAGAGCTCTTTAGACAGTGGGATTGGGAtagcaacaggaagccagtcaTCTTACTCAGGGAGCATCTCCTCGTGTACAGGAAGTCTGGACACAGCCAGccagggaggaggggaggagttTGGCTCTGTGGCTAGCATACCTGCTCCTCCTTCTTCACCTCCTTCTgctctgcctccctctcctcctcctccaacttCTCCTACTTCTTCTCAGTCCATACTTAATTCAGATCAAAGTTCTGGTACCTCTTCTTTTTGTACTCATGCCACCAGTAGCTCTTGTGCATGTCGAGGGCACAGTGATGAGTACCAGATACCTCACCTGCCTAGAGTGTGGTACGACACGCCCAGGAGTCTGCTTCAGACACTGTCCCTGAGGGATAACTCAGCCCTTGGAGACCCATCTGAGATGGGCAGGAACAGCAGTTTCAGTTTAGAAGAAGGACATAGTCAGGTACAATGTCTAAGCAGCAGCCCCACAGGACTGAGAGTTCAACATCAAGCTACAATGCAGCACTCACCCTGGGGCAGTGAGAGGGTGCCCTATGTGGACGGTCAGGAGAGGTCCACGCCCAAACCTCTAATGGTACATGAGGACCTGCTTTGTGGAGAAGCACAG TGCAGCAATGATTTAGACAACTACGTTACAGCAGAGCAGTGGCGATCAGCAAGGAACAGATGCTTGACACAG gttGCCAACTCACCATCAGGCCTCTTGgcaaatgcaaatacacaag ACGCTTCTTTTTGTTTGAGAGAGGAACGAGATGACAATGGGGTTCTTGCAAATACGCTGGCAGCACTGAAGAGGTTGTTATATTCTCGGCCACCTTctgctcctccacctctgcctgTGGGACTCAGTCTTTCTAGGCCCACATCAACCTGTG AACTGGACCAGCAGGTGCCAAGCTCTGCTCCAGCCTCCAGCGTGCACAGTGCTGTCACAGGTAACcatctgcagctctgcagaCTCA AAGAGGGCTCCATCAGGTACGCCCACCTCAGTAGTGCTGCCATGGAAACAGCTCAGAGACTGGGGGTGGAGCACGTTCAGGGCAGGGAGGACAGACTGACTCAGCTGGAGAGCGGGCGGCGAGGGCCACCAGACTGA
- the LOC137123854 gene encoding protein Dok-7-like isoform X9, protein MTDTVVAEGQVKFRDGKKWKSRWVVLRKPSPVADCLSLLVYKDKKKGKEKSSSQKERLSVTLEGICGVEPGPGYDGVSYTLSILCLAHTLVLGFSSRDALLAWDARVCYSLGEVHRFSVNIEPGTKLECGPASLHLCNNLLVLTRGLPPIIIGHWKLSALRRYGAVTNGFVFEGGTRCGYWAGVFFLSCSEGEQISFLFDCIVRGITPSRALHGLRPSLPADPSADPASAEERISREASELEKRLSMLSHCSLASSTASYSCSTSVAGDDHSISSSSSSQSDASYGARLPFWLEPLARPHLSSETASSSSTLKVLTSSDDRLYGTVVGGSATHPSSAQLHLRGLHDSGRQSSLDSGIGIATGSQSSYSGSISSCTGSLDTASQGGGEEFGSVASIPAPPSSPPSALPPSPPPPTSPTSSQSILNSDQSSGTSSFCTHATSSSCACRGHSDEYQIPHLPRVWYDTPRSLLQTLSLRDNSALGDPSEMGRNSSFSLEEGHSQVQCLSSSPTGLRVQHQATMQHSPWGSERVPYVDGQERSTPKPLMVHEDLLCGEAQCSNDLDNYVTAEQWRSARNRCLTQVANSPSGLLANANTQDASFCLREERDDNGVLANTLAALKRLLYSRPPSAPPPLPVGLSLSRPTSTCEEGSIRYAHLSSAAMETAQRLGVEHVQGREDRLTQLESGRRGPPD, encoded by the exons ATGACAGATACAGTTGTCGCAGAGGGACAAGTCAAGTTTAGAGATGGGAAAAAG TGGAAGAGTCGGTGGGTCGTGCTTCGGAAGCCCTCCCCGGTCGCAG actgtctgtctctgctggtGTATAAGGATAAGAAGAAAGggaaggagaagagcagcagccaAAAGGAGAGACTTAGTGTAACACTGGAG GGTATATGTGGTGTGGAGCCAGGACCTGGTTATGACGGGGTTTCTTACACTCTGTCTATACTCTGCCTGGCACACACGCTGGTCCTGGGCTTCAGCAGCCGAGACGCCCTGCTGGCGTGGGATGCCCGTGTTTGCTACAGTCTGGGGGAAG TCCACAGGTTCAGTGTCAATATTGAACCAGGCACCAAACTAGAATGTGGCCCTGCCTCTTTGCATCTCTGCAACAACCTATTGGTTCTCACCAGAGGTCTCCCTCCTATTATCATCGGCCACTGGAAGCTGTCAGCATTACGTCGTTATGGTGCTGTGACAAATGGCTTCGTTTTTGAAGGGGGAACTCGCTGTGGATACT GGGccggtgttttctttttgtcctgttCAGAAGGAGAGCAAATCAGTTTCCTATTTGACTGCATTGTCAGGGGCATCACTCCCAGCAGGGCCCTGCATGGTCTGCGACCTTCCCTGCCAG CAGACCCCAGTGCTGATCCAGCTTCAGCAGAGGAACGAATCAGCCGGGAGGCATCAGAGCTGGAAAAAAGACTCAGCATGTTGTCTCACTGCAGCCTAGCGAGCAGCACAG cTTCTTATAGCTGCAGCACATCAGTTGCCGGGGACGACCACAGCATTTCCAGCTCTTCCTCCAGCCAATCGGATGCAAGCTATGGAGCCAGGCTTCCTTTTTGGCTGGAACCATTAGCGAGACCGCATCTCTCCAGCGAGACAGCATCAAGCTCCTCTACACTGAAGGTGTTGACCAGTTCAGATGACCGGCTTTACGGTACTGTGGTGGGAGGCTCGGCGACCCATCCATCCTCTGCCCAGCTCCATCTGCGTGGTCTCCATGACAGTGGCCGGCAGAGCTCTTTAGACAGTGGGATTGGGAtagcaacaggaagccagtcaTCTTACTCAGGGAGCATCTCCTCGTGTACAGGAAGTCTGGACACAGCCAGccagggaggaggggaggagttTGGCTCTGTGGCTAGCATACCTGCTCCTCCTTCTTCACCTCCTTCTgctctgcctccctctcctcctcctccaacttCTCCTACTTCTTCTCAGTCCATACTTAATTCAGATCAAAGTTCTGGTACCTCTTCTTTTTGTACTCATGCCACCAGTAGCTCTTGTGCATGTCGAGGGCACAGTGATGAGTACCAGATACCTCACCTGCCTAGAGTGTGGTACGACACGCCCAGGAGTCTGCTTCAGACACTGTCCCTGAGGGATAACTCAGCCCTTGGAGACCCATCTGAGATGGGCAGGAACAGCAGTTTCAGTTTAGAAGAAGGACATAGTCAGGTACAATGTCTAAGCAGCAGCCCCACAGGACTGAGAGTTCAACATCAAGCTACAATGCAGCACTCACCCTGGGGCAGTGAGAGGGTGCCCTATGTGGACGGTCAGGAGAGGTCCACGCCCAAACCTCTAATGGTACATGAGGACCTGCTTTGTGGAGAAGCACAG TGCAGCAATGATTTAGACAACTACGTTACAGCAGAGCAGTGGCGATCAGCAAGGAACAGATGCTTGACACAG gttGCCAACTCACCATCAGGCCTCTTGgcaaatgcaaatacacaag ACGCTTCTTTTTGTTTGAGAGAGGAACGAGATGACAATGGGGTTCTTGCAAATACGCTGGCAGCACTGAAGAGGTTGTTATATTCTCGGCCACCTTctgctcctccacctctgcctgTGGGACTCAGTCTTTCTAGGCCCACATCAACCTGTG AAGAGGGCTCCATCAGGTACGCCCACCTCAGTAGTGCTGCCATGGAAACAGCTCAGAGACTGGGGGTGGAGCACGTTCAGGGCAGGGAGGACAGACTGACTCAGCTGGAGAGCGGGCGGCGAGGGCCACCAGACTGA
- the LOC137123854 gene encoding protein Dok-7-like isoform X5 has protein sequence MTDTVVAEGQVKFRDGKKWKSRWVVLRKPSPVADCLSLLVYKDKKKGKEKSSSQKERLSVTLEGICGVEPGPGYDGVSYTLSILCLAHTLVLGFSSRDALLAWDARVCYSLGEVHRFSVNIEPGTKLECGPASLHLCNNLLVLTRGLPPIIIGHWKLSALRRYGAVTNGFVFEGGTRCGYWAGVFFLSCSEGEQISFLFDCIVRGITPSRALHGLRPSLPADPSADPASAEERISREASELEKRLSMLSHCSLASSTASYSCSTSVAGDDHSISSSSSSQSDASYGARLPFWLEPLARPHLSSETASSSSTLKVLTSSDDRLYGTVVGGSATHPSSAQLHLRGLHDSGRQSSLDSGIGIATGSQSSYSGSISSCTGSLDTASQGGGEEFGSVASIPAPPSSPPSALPPSPPPPTSPTSSQSILNSDQSSGTSSFCTHATSSSCACRGHSDEYQIPHLPRVWYDTPRSLLQTLSLRDNSALGDPSEMGRNSSFSLEEGHSQVQCLSSSPTGLRVQHQATMQHSPWGSERVPYVDGQERSTPKPLMVHEDLLCGEAQCSNDLDNYVTAEQWRSARNRCLTQVANSPSGLLANANTQDASFCLREERDDNGVLANTLAALKRLLYSRPPSAPPPLPVGLSLSRPTSTCAPCQLKLTESSSIQNWTSRCQALLQPPACTVLSQVTICSSADSKRAPSGTPTSVVLPWKQLRDWGWSTFRAGRTD, from the exons ATGACAGATACAGTTGTCGCAGAGGGACAAGTCAAGTTTAGAGATGGGAAAAAG TGGAAGAGTCGGTGGGTCGTGCTTCGGAAGCCCTCCCCGGTCGCAG actgtctgtctctgctggtGTATAAGGATAAGAAGAAAGggaaggagaagagcagcagccaAAAGGAGAGACTTAGTGTAACACTGGAG GGTATATGTGGTGTGGAGCCAGGACCTGGTTATGACGGGGTTTCTTACACTCTGTCTATACTCTGCCTGGCACACACGCTGGTCCTGGGCTTCAGCAGCCGAGACGCCCTGCTGGCGTGGGATGCCCGTGTTTGCTACAGTCTGGGGGAAG TCCACAGGTTCAGTGTCAATATTGAACCAGGCACCAAACTAGAATGTGGCCCTGCCTCTTTGCATCTCTGCAACAACCTATTGGTTCTCACCAGAGGTCTCCCTCCTATTATCATCGGCCACTGGAAGCTGTCAGCATTACGTCGTTATGGTGCTGTGACAAATGGCTTCGTTTTTGAAGGGGGAACTCGCTGTGGATACT GGGccggtgttttctttttgtcctgttCAGAAGGAGAGCAAATCAGTTTCCTATTTGACTGCATTGTCAGGGGCATCACTCCCAGCAGGGCCCTGCATGGTCTGCGACCTTCCCTGCCAG CAGACCCCAGTGCTGATCCAGCTTCAGCAGAGGAACGAATCAGCCGGGAGGCATCAGAGCTGGAAAAAAGACTCAGCATGTTGTCTCACTGCAGCCTAGCGAGCAGCACAG cTTCTTATAGCTGCAGCACATCAGTTGCCGGGGACGACCACAGCATTTCCAGCTCTTCCTCCAGCCAATCGGATGCAAGCTATGGAGCCAGGCTTCCTTTTTGGCTGGAACCATTAGCGAGACCGCATCTCTCCAGCGAGACAGCATCAAGCTCCTCTACACTGAAGGTGTTGACCAGTTCAGATGACCGGCTTTACGGTACTGTGGTGGGAGGCTCGGCGACCCATCCATCCTCTGCCCAGCTCCATCTGCGTGGTCTCCATGACAGTGGCCGGCAGAGCTCTTTAGACAGTGGGATTGGGAtagcaacaggaagccagtcaTCTTACTCAGGGAGCATCTCCTCGTGTACAGGAAGTCTGGACACAGCCAGccagggaggaggggaggagttTGGCTCTGTGGCTAGCATACCTGCTCCTCCTTCTTCACCTCCTTCTgctctgcctccctctcctcctcctccaacttCTCCTACTTCTTCTCAGTCCATACTTAATTCAGATCAAAGTTCTGGTACCTCTTCTTTTTGTACTCATGCCACCAGTAGCTCTTGTGCATGTCGAGGGCACAGTGATGAGTACCAGATACCTCACCTGCCTAGAGTGTGGTACGACACGCCCAGGAGTCTGCTTCAGACACTGTCCCTGAGGGATAACTCAGCCCTTGGAGACCCATCTGAGATGGGCAGGAACAGCAGTTTCAGTTTAGAAGAAGGACATAGTCAGGTACAATGTCTAAGCAGCAGCCCCACAGGACTGAGAGTTCAACATCAAGCTACAATGCAGCACTCACCCTGGGGCAGTGAGAGGGTGCCCTATGTGGACGGTCAGGAGAGGTCCACGCCCAAACCTCTAATGGTACATGAGGACCTGCTTTGTGGAGAAGCACAG TGCAGCAATGATTTAGACAACTACGTTACAGCAGAGCAGTGGCGATCAGCAAGGAACAGATGCTTGACACAG gttGCCAACTCACCATCAGGCCTCTTGgcaaatgcaaatacacaag ACGCTTCTTTTTGTTTGAGAGAGGAACGAGATGACAATGGGGTTCTTGCAAATACGCTGGCAGCACTGAAGAGGTTGTTATATTCTCGGCCACCTTctgctcctccacctctgcctgTGGGACTCAGTCTTTCTAGGCCCACATCAACCTGTG CCCCCTGCCAGCTAAAACTAACAGAGAGCTCCTCTATACAGAACTGGACCAGCAGGTGCCAAGCTCTGCTCCAGCCTCCAGCGTGCACAGTGCTGTCACAGGTAACcatctgcagctctgcagaCTCA AAGAGGGCTCCATCAGGTACGCCCACCTCAGTAGTGCTGCCATGGAAACAGCTCAGAGACTGGGGGTGGAGCACGTTCAGGGCAGGGAGGACAGACTGA